The genomic interval GCTCATCCCGCCTATGCCCCGACCGGCGCCCGTTTGCGTTGATCGCGTTTGCGGTCGTGCTCCGTCAGCATCACCTTGCGGAGACGGATGCTGTCCGGCGTGATTTCCACGAGCTCGTCGTCTTCGATGTATTCGAGCGCCATTTCAAGTGAGATCTGGCGGGGCGGCTTGAGCAGGATGTTGCGGTCGCTGCCGGAAGCCCGCATGTTGGTGAGCTTCTTTTCTTTCGTGGGATTGACCGTCATGTCGCCAGTTCGGCTGTTTTCGCCGACGATCATTCCCTCGTAGACTTCATCGCCGGGGCCGACGAACATTTCGGCCCGATCTTGTAGGCCGTCCAGTCCGAAGGCGACCGCTTTCCCAGGCAACATGGATACCAGTACGCCGTTTGCGCGGGTGCCGATGTCGCCTTCCAGCTCACGGTAGCCGTCGAAACGATGATGGATGATCGCGGTGCCTTGCGTGGCGTTTAACAGACGCGTGCGCAAGCCGATCAATCCGCGCGCCGGGATCGTGAACACCACGTGCGACAAATCGCCGCGCTGCTGCATGTGCGTCATCTGGCCGCGCCGAGCGCCGGCCAATTCCATCACGGCGCCCAGACGATCCGGCGGCACTTCCACGACCAGGGTTTCAAACGGCTCTTCGACGACACCGTCGCGCTCGCGCGTGATCACGCGCGGCTTGCCGACGGAAAGCTCAAAGCCTTCGCGGCGCATGGTTTCGATCAATACCGAGAGATGCAACAGCCCGCGGCCACTGACGGCGTAAGCATCGCGACCCTCGACTGGCGCGACACGCAGCGCGACGTTGCGCTCCAATTCGCGCATCAACCGATCGCGCAAGTGCCGGCTGGTAAGGAATTTGCCGGACCGTCCCGCCAGCGGCGAGGAATTCACGCTGAACACCATTTCCAGCGTCGGCTCGTCGACCGCCAACCGCGGCAAGGCGCGGCGGTTATCGATGTCGCTGATCGTGTCACCGATCTCCACTTCTTCCATGCCCACGATCGCCACGATATCGCCGGCGCTCGCCTCGGGCACTTCCACGCGACCGAGCTTTTCGAACACATGGACGGAGATCACTTTCGACGGCTCGACCACGTCGCCGGCCTGCATGAGCGCGACGCGCTGTCCCTTGGCGATGCTGCCCGAGGAGATCCGGCCGATGGAGATGCGGCCGACGTACTCGGACCAGTCGAGCGTGGTGACCAACATCTGGAGCGCGGAATCCGGATCGACTTCCGGTCCCGGAATGACTTTCAGCACCAGATCCAGCAAAGGCGAGATTGAATCGCCGCGCACTTTGGGATCGTGCGTGGCGTAGCCTTCGCGCGAGCTAGAGAAAATATAGGAGAAATCTTCCAAGTGCTCGTCGGCGCCCAACTCCATGAACAGTTCGAAGGTCTCGTTGAGCACTTCCTGCGGCCGGGCGTCGGAGCGGTCGATCTTGTTGACAACAACGATCGGCTTGAGGCCGCATTCCAGCGCCTTGGAGAGCACGAACCGCGTCTGCGGCATGGGACCTTCGGCAGAGTCGACCAGTACCAGGGCGCCGTCCGCCATCCGCAATACACGCTCCACTTCGCCGCCAAAGTCGGCGTGTCCCGGCGTGTCAATGATATTGATCTTCACTCCCTTGTAGTGGAGTGAAATGTTCTTGGCCAGAATCGTGATGCCGCGTTCCCGTTCCAGGTCGTTGGAATCGAGAATGCAGTCTCCGCTCACTTGGCTGGCGCGATATTCGCCGCTTTGACGGAGCAAACAATCCACGAGCGAGGTCTTGCCGTGGTCGACGTGGGCGATGATGGCGATGTTTCGAATGTCTTCGCGACGCATAACTTCCTGTAGCCAGGCCTCTGAATCCGAGATAATCCATCAATCCTACCCCGGTCCTGACCAACCGGATAGGCCACTTGCGATGAGGCCTTTGCGAGGGTTCGGCGAGCTCCGCCGGGCTATAAATCCTCTAAACGCTTTGGCCAAGCGTCTTTAAGTAGCCGGGAGAGCGAGCGGTCCGCGAGGACCTGGCCGCCGGACTGGCAACCAGGGCAGTAATTCGTTTCATTCTCGGCGTAGCGGATGCGTTGCACGGGCGCGCCGCAGACGGGGCAGGGCTTCCCAAACCGGCCGTGGACGGCCATTTCCGGTCGAAAGGCGGTGACGTGTTCTGGGAACTGGCCTCCCGTCTCGATCCGCAGTCGCGCGATCCATTCCTGCAAGACTTCGCCGATCGCTGCGTGTAAGCGATCGATTTGGTCGCCCGACAGTTTCTGGGACAAAAGAAACGGGCTGAGCCGGGCCCGATGGAGAATTTCGTCGGAATAGGCGTTCCCGATGCCGCTGAAGATCGCGGGATCGGTCAAGGCACGTTTGAGCGTGTGGTTCTTGGCCTGCAACCGGGCGGCGAATTCGTCGCGCGTGGCGGTCAGCACTTCGAGTCCGCCAGGGTCATGGCGTGCAACGGCCGCTTCGCCTTGCTCCAGGTGCAACGACGC from Planctomycetia bacterium carries:
- the typA gene encoding translational GTPase TypA; translated protein: MRREDIRNIAIIAHVDHGKTSLVDCLLRQSGEYRASQVSGDCILDSNDLERERGITILAKNISLHYKGVKINIIDTPGHADFGGEVERVLRMADGALVLVDSAEGPMPQTRFVLSKALECGLKPIVVVNKIDRSDARPQEVLNETFELFMELGADEHLEDFSYIFSSSREGYATHDPKVRGDSISPLLDLVLKVIPGPEVDPDSALQMLVTTLDWSEYVGRISIGRISSGSIAKGQRVALMQAGDVVEPSKVISVHVFEKLGRVEVPEASAGDIVAIVGMEEVEIGDTISDIDNRRALPRLAVDEPTLEMVFSVNSSPLAGRSGKFLTSRHLRDRLMRELERNVALRVAPVEGRDAYAVSGRGLLHLSVLIETMRREGFELSVGKPRVITRERDGVVEEPFETLVVEVPPDRLGAVMELAGARRGQMTHMQQRGDLSHVVFTIPARGLIGLRTRLLNATQGTAIIHHRFDGYRELEGDIGTRANGVLVSMLPGKAVAFGLDGLQDRAEMFVGPGDEVYEGMIVGENSRTGDMTVNPTKEKKLTNMRASGSDRNILLKPPRQISLEMALEYIEDDELVEITPDSIRLRKVMLTEHDRKRDQRKRAPVGA
- a CDS encoding DNA-formamidopyrimidine glycosylase family protein produces the protein MPELPDIVVYIEALEQRIVGEPLERLRLHSPFLLRTFEPPPESFHSRQVRAIRRIGKRIAIGFDEELWIVLHLMIAGRLHWKPPGAKLSGKFQLAAFDFPTGTLLLTEAGAKRRASLHLEQGEAAVARHDPGGLEVLTATRDEFAARLQAKNHTLKRALTDPAIFSGIGNAYSDEILHRARLSPFLLSQKLSGDQIDRLHAAIGEVLQEWIARLRIETGGQFPEHVTAFRPEMAVHGRFGKPCPVCGAPVQRIRYAENETNYCPGCQSGGQVLADRSLSRLLKDAWPKRLEDL